In the Astatotilapia calliptera chromosome 5, fAstCal1.2, whole genome shotgun sequence genome, one interval contains:
- the LOC113022802 gene encoding interferon-induced GTP-binding protein Mx-like isoform X1, whose amino-acid sequence MNSLNQQYEEKVRPCIDLIDKLRSLGVEKDLALPAIAVIGDQSSGKSSVLEALSGVALPRGVGIVTRCPLELKMTRKKKGEAWYGKISYRDYNEELKKPSLVEKKIREAQDKLVGNGTGISNDLISLEIASPDVPDLTLIDLPGITRVAVSGQSEDIGEQIKRLIQNNIRKQETISLVVVPCNVDIATTEALRMAQQVDPEGERTLGILTKPDLVDKGTEENVVKIVHNEVIPLKKGYMVVKCRGQKEITEKVSLSEALKNEEAFFEEHAHFQTLFDEGQATVPKLAEKLTLELVHHIQKSLPRLDEQIQKKLKQTRANLDKLSNGPPSDAIERLGFLIDRVSAFTQDAISLTKGEELKCGYKSSIFSLLRGQFAVWREAIETSGTNFNWNIQREVSQYERKYRGRELPGFINYKTFEAMIQEQIKQLEEPAVQKLKDVSELVKKELFELAQSSLVGFPNLIRTAMLKIEDIRTKREAEAEAILRMQFQMELIVYTQDTTYSQMLAKRKREDKEEAVNSLVNNNSSGATLKEMLKHLKSYYQIAGQRLADQIPLVIRYQMLQQFANQLQREMLQMLQDKERKESLLQEDIGTKIQREQLQNGLKRLSNGRLLLTEFSMNTFNFSSAQGQSLKPDF is encoded by the exons GTATTGTGACAAGATGTCCACTAGAACTGAAGAtgacaagaaagaagaaaggagagGCGTGGTATGGAAAGATAAGCTACCGTGACTATAATGAAGAGCTAAAAAAGCCTTCACTTGTGGAGAAAAAGATTCGGGAAG CACAAGATAAACTGGTGGGGAATGGGACTGGGATCAGCAATGACCTCATCAGTCTGGAGATTGCTTCCCCTGATGTCCCAGATCTGACACTCATCGACCTGCCTGGCATCACCAGAGTGGCTGTCAGTGGACAATCAGAGGACATTGGTGAACAG ATAAAACGACTGATCCAGAATAACAtcagaaaacaagaaaccatCAGCTTGGTGGTTGTTCCATGCAACGTGGATATTGCAACCACAGAGGCTTTGAGGATGGCACAGCAGGTGGATCCTGAAGGAGAGAGGACTTTGG GTATCTTGACTAAACCTGACCTGGTGGACAAAGGCACAGAAGAGAACGTGGTTAAAATTGTCCATAATGAAGTCATCCCGCTGAAGAAGGGCTACATGGTGGTCAAATGCAGGGGTCAGAAGGAGATCACAGAGAAGGTTTCACTTTCTGAAGCACTAAAAAATGAGGAAGCCTTCTTCGAAGAGCATGCCCATTTCCA GACTCTCTTTGATGAGGGTCAGGCCACTGTTCCTAAACTGGCAGAAAAACTCACTCTTGAACTGGTGCATCATATTCAG AAATCTCTGCCACGGCTTGATGAGCAGATACAAAAGAAACTTAAACAAACTCGAGCAAACCTGGACAAATTAAGCAATGGACCCCCATCTGATGCAATTGAGAGACTTGGTTTCCTCATTGAT AGAGTGTCAGCATTCACACAGGATGCTATCAGTCTCACCAAAGGTGAAGAATTAAAATGTGGATACAAGTCCAGCATCTTTTCCTTACTGAGAGGTCAGTTTGCAGTATGGAGGGAAGCCATAGAGACCTCTGGAACAAATT TCAACTGGAATATTCAGAGAGAGGTTTCTCAATATGAACGAAAGTACCGTGGAAGAGAGCTCCCAGGGTTTATCAACTACAAGACGTTTGAGGCCATGATCCAGGAGCAGatcaaacagctggaggagcCTGCTGTCCAGAAACTCAAAGATGTGTCAG agCTTGTGAAGAAGGAGCTCTTTGAGTTGGCACAGAGCAGCCTGGTTGGCTTTCCTAACCTCATCAGAACAGCAATG CTGAAGATTGAAGACATCAGAACTAAACGGgaagctgaagcagaggccATACTGAGGATGCAGTTTCAGATGGAGCTGATCGTTTACACTCAGGACACAACATACAGCCAGATGTTAGCAAAGAGGAAGAGGGAAGACAAAGAGGAGGCTGTAAATTCCCTGGTGAACAATAATAGCAGTGGGGCCACCctgaaagagatgctgaaacaCCTTAAATCCTATTACCAA ATTGCTGGTCAGCGTCTTGCTGACCAGATCCCCCTGGTGATCCGCTATCAGATGCTGCAGCAGTTTGCCaaccagctgcagagggagatgCTGCAGATGCTTCAGGATAAGGAGAGAAAAGAGTCCCTGCTTCAAGAGGACATTGGCACAAAAATTCAAAGGGAACAACTTCAGAACGGCCTTAAACGCCTCTCAAACGGCCGCCTTTTGTTGACTGAGTTTAGTATGAACACATTCAACTTCAGCTCAGCACAAGGGCAAAGCTTAAAACCAGATTTCTAA
- the LOC113022802 gene encoding interferon-induced GTP-binding protein Mx-like isoform X2, with the protein MTRKKKGEAWYGKISYRDYNEELKKPSLVEKKIREAQDKLVGNGTGISNDLISLEIASPDVPDLTLIDLPGITRVAVSGQSEDIGEQIKRLIQNNIRKQETISLVVVPCNVDIATTEALRMAQQVDPEGERTLGILTKPDLVDKGTEENVVKIVHNEVIPLKKGYMVVKCRGQKEITEKVSLSEALKNEEAFFEEHAHFQTLFDEGQATVPKLAEKLTLELVHHIQKSLPRLDEQIQKKLKQTRANLDKLSNGPPSDAIERLGFLIDRVSAFTQDAISLTKGEELKCGYKSSIFSLLRGQFAVWREAIETSGTNFNWNIQREVSQYERKYRGRELPGFINYKTFEAMIQEQIKQLEEPAVQKLKDVSELVKKELFELAQSSLVGFPNLIRTAMLKIEDIRTKREAEAEAILRMQFQMELIVYTQDTTYSQMLAKRKREDKEEAVNSLVNNNSSGATLKEMLKHLKSYYQIAGQRLADQIPLVIRYQMLQQFANQLQREMLQMLQDKERKESLLQEDIGTKIQREQLQNGLKRLSNGRLLLTEFSMNTFNFSSAQGQSLKPDF; encoded by the exons AtgacaagaaagaagaaaggagagGCGTGGTATGGAAAGATAAGCTACCGTGACTATAATGAAGAGCTAAAAAAGCCTTCACTTGTGGAGAAAAAGATTCGGGAAG CACAAGATAAACTGGTGGGGAATGGGACTGGGATCAGCAATGACCTCATCAGTCTGGAGATTGCTTCCCCTGATGTCCCAGATCTGACACTCATCGACCTGCCTGGCATCACCAGAGTGGCTGTCAGTGGACAATCAGAGGACATTGGTGAACAG ATAAAACGACTGATCCAGAATAACAtcagaaaacaagaaaccatCAGCTTGGTGGTTGTTCCATGCAACGTGGATATTGCAACCACAGAGGCTTTGAGGATGGCACAGCAGGTGGATCCTGAAGGAGAGAGGACTTTGG GTATCTTGACTAAACCTGACCTGGTGGACAAAGGCACAGAAGAGAACGTGGTTAAAATTGTCCATAATGAAGTCATCCCGCTGAAGAAGGGCTACATGGTGGTCAAATGCAGGGGTCAGAAGGAGATCACAGAGAAGGTTTCACTTTCTGAAGCACTAAAAAATGAGGAAGCCTTCTTCGAAGAGCATGCCCATTTCCA GACTCTCTTTGATGAGGGTCAGGCCACTGTTCCTAAACTGGCAGAAAAACTCACTCTTGAACTGGTGCATCATATTCAG AAATCTCTGCCACGGCTTGATGAGCAGATACAAAAGAAACTTAAACAAACTCGAGCAAACCTGGACAAATTAAGCAATGGACCCCCATCTGATGCAATTGAGAGACTTGGTTTCCTCATTGAT AGAGTGTCAGCATTCACACAGGATGCTATCAGTCTCACCAAAGGTGAAGAATTAAAATGTGGATACAAGTCCAGCATCTTTTCCTTACTGAGAGGTCAGTTTGCAGTATGGAGGGAAGCCATAGAGACCTCTGGAACAAATT TCAACTGGAATATTCAGAGAGAGGTTTCTCAATATGAACGAAAGTACCGTGGAAGAGAGCTCCCAGGGTTTATCAACTACAAGACGTTTGAGGCCATGATCCAGGAGCAGatcaaacagctggaggagcCTGCTGTCCAGAAACTCAAAGATGTGTCAG agCTTGTGAAGAAGGAGCTCTTTGAGTTGGCACAGAGCAGCCTGGTTGGCTTTCCTAACCTCATCAGAACAGCAATG CTGAAGATTGAAGACATCAGAACTAAACGGgaagctgaagcagaggccATACTGAGGATGCAGTTTCAGATGGAGCTGATCGTTTACACTCAGGACACAACATACAGCCAGATGTTAGCAAAGAGGAAGAGGGAAGACAAAGAGGAGGCTGTAAATTCCCTGGTGAACAATAATAGCAGTGGGGCCACCctgaaagagatgctgaaacaCCTTAAATCCTATTACCAA ATTGCTGGTCAGCGTCTTGCTGACCAGATCCCCCTGGTGATCCGCTATCAGATGCTGCAGCAGTTTGCCaaccagctgcagagggagatgCTGCAGATGCTTCAGGATAAGGAGAGAAAAGAGTCCCTGCTTCAAGAGGACATTGGCACAAAAATTCAAAGGGAACAACTTCAGAACGGCCTTAAACGCCTCTCAAACGGCCGCCTTTTGTTGACTGAGTTTAGTATGAACACATTCAACTTCAGCTCAGCACAAGGGCAAAGCTTAAAACCAGATTTCTAA
- the LOC113022804 gene encoding interferon-induced GTP-binding protein Mx-like: MSTLNQQYEEKVRPCIDLIDSLRSLGVEKDLALPAIAVIGDQSSGKSSVLEALSGVALPRGSGIVTRCPLELKMKRKKEGEEWTGRISYQGHEEEIEDPTTVDKKIEEAQNEMAGVGVGISDELISLEIASPEVPDLTLIDLPGIARVAVKGQPENIGDQIKRLIQKFITKQETISLVVVPCNVDIATTEALKMAQQVDPEGERTLGILTKPDLVDKGTEENVLEIVHNEVIHLNKGYMIVRCRGQKEITEKVSLTEALEKEEMFFKDHPYFHTLYSEGHATVPKLAEKLTLELVNHIERSLPRLEEQIEDKLAQTQAELDRYGNGPPSDMAERLIFLIDKVTAFTHDAINLTSGEELNCGESLNVFSTLRREFGKWNAHLDRSGQNFNRKIEKEVEVYEDKYRGRELPGFINYKTFEVMVKEQIKQLEEPAVKKLKDIADAIKRVFLQLAQRSFTGFPNLIKTAKAKIEAIKQDKEATAESMLRTQFKMELLVYSQDRTYSNSLSESKQEDDEEEEHNHRGKLRTPVYTKDNHATLQELMLHLKSYYKIAGQRLADQIPLVIRYHMLQEAAIQLQREMLQMLQDKEKLEFLLKEDSDIGTKRAALQNRFTRLMKARAYLVEF; this comes from the exons ATGAGCACTCTGAACCAGCAGTATGAGGAGAAAGTCCGACCCTGCATCGACCTCATTGACTCTCTCCGCTCTCTCGGTGTAGAGAAGGACCTGGCGCTGCCTGCTATCGCCGTGATTGGAGACCAAAGCTCGGGGAAGAGCTCTGTGTTGGAGGCGCTGTCCGGGGTGGCACTGCCGAGAGGCAGCG GCATTGTAACAAGATGTCCTCTTGAACTCAAgatgaagagaaagaaagaaggagaagaatgGACTGGAAGGATAAGTTACCAGGGCCACGAGGAGGAAATAGAAGATCCTACAACTGTGGATAAAAAGATTGAAGAAG CTCAAAATGAAATGGCTGGGGTCGGAGTGGGGATCAGCGATGAGCTCATCAGTCTGGAGATCGCTTCCCCTGAGGTCCCGGACCTGACCCTCATCGACCTGCCCGGCATTGCCAGGGTGGCTGTAAAAGGACAGCCAGAGAACATCGGCGATCAG ATAAAAAGACTGATCCAGAAGTTTATCACAAAACAAGAAACCATCAGCTTGGTGGTTGTTCCGTGTAATGTGGACATTGCAACCACAGAGGCTTTGAAAATGGCGCAGCAGGTGGATCCTGAAGGAGAGAGGACTTTGG GTATCTTGACTAAGCCTGACCTGGTGGACAAAGGCACAGAAGAGAACGTGCTTGAAATTGTCCATAATGAAGTCATCCACCTGAATAAGGGCTACATGATTGTCAGGTGCAGGGGTCAGAAGGAGATCACAGAGAAAGTGTCTCTGACTGAAGCCCTAGAAAAAGAGGAGATGTTCTTCAAAGATCATCCCTATTTCCa CACTCTTTACAGTGAAGGCCACGCCACTGTTCCTAAACTAGCTGAAAAACTCACCCTTGAGCTGGTGAATCACATtgag AGATCTCTGCCAAGACTGGAAGAGCAGATAGAGGATAAACTTGCTCAGACTCAGGCAGAGCTGGACAGATATGGTAATGGACCTCCTTCTGATATGGCTGAGAGACTCATCTTCCTCATCGAT AAAGTGACCGCATTCACTCACGATGCCATCAACCTGACTTCAGGAGAGGAGCTCAACTGTGGAGAGAGCTTGAATGTTTTTTCTACTCTCAGGCGAGAGTTTGGGAAGTGGAATGCCCACCTGGACCGCTCTGGACAAAACT TTAACAGGAAAATTGAAAAAGAGGTGGAGGTATATGAAGACAAGTACCGTGGAAGAGAACTACCAGGCTTTATCAACTACAAGACCTTTGAGGTCATGGTGAAGGAGCAGATCAAACAGCTGGAAGAACCAGCTGTCAAGAAACTCAAGGACATAGCAG ATGCTATTAAAAGGGTGTTCCTACAGCTGGCCCAGAGAAGCTTCACTGGATTTCCTAACCTAATAAAAACAGCCAAG gCAAAGATCGAAGCCATTAAGCAGGATAAAGAGGCCACTGCTGAATCAATGCTAAGAACTCAGTTCAAGATGGAGCTGCTGGTGTACTCCCAGGACAGAACATACAGCAACAGCTTGAGTGAAAGCAAGCAAgaagatgatgaggaggaggaacacAATCACAGAGGCAAGCTGCGGACACCTGTGTACACCAAGGATAACCATGCTACACTTCAGGAACTGATGCTACACCTTAAATCATATTACAAA ATTGCTGGGCAGCGTCTGGCTGATCAAATCCCACTGGTGATCCGCTACCACATGCTGCAAGAGGCTgccatccagctgcagagggagatgCTGCAGATGCTTCAAGACAAGGAAAAGTTGGAGTTCTTGCTGAAGGAGGATTCTGACATTGGCACCAAGAGGGCTGCTCTGCAGAATCGCTTCACACGCCTCATGAAGGCCCGTGCATACCTGGTCGAGTTCTAG
- the thoc7 gene encoding THO complex subunit 7 homolog, with product MGAVTDDEVIRKRLLIDGDGAGDDRRINLLLKSFTKWCNSPGTPEEGFTQYQRMLGILAQCEFSMGKTLMVYDMNLREMENYEKIYSNIEQNITSAHEKIAECKKEIQRAKRIRKNRQEYDALAKVIQQHPDRHETLKQLEALDKELQQLSHIKENVDAKLELRKKQFHVLLSTIQELQQTLENDEKSDNDDNSQESPAENGE from the exons ATGGGGGCTGTTACAGATG ATGAAGTTATTCGGAAACGCCTTCTCATTGACGGTGATGGAGCCGGAGATGACCGCCGAATCAATTTGCTCCTGAAGAGTTTCACGAAATGGTGCAACTCTCCCGGGACCCCGGAGGAAGG ATTCACACAGTATCAGAGGATGCTGGGCATTCTGGCTCAGTGTGAATTTTCCATGGGGAAGACGTTGATGGTTTACGACATGAATCTTCGGGAAATGGAGAATTATGAGAAAATCTACTCCAACATTG AACAAAACATTACATCTGCACATGAGAAGATAGCagaatgcaaaaaagaaattcagaGGGCAAAGAGGATACGAAAGAATCGCCAAG AGTATGATGCTCTAGCTAAGGTTATCCAGCAGCACCCAGACCGACATGAAACACTAAA GCAGCTTGAGGCGCTTGATAAAGAACTCCAACAGCTGTCTCACATTAAGGAGAATGTGGATGCCAAG TTGGAGTTGCGGAAGAAGCAGTTCCATGTGCTGCTCAGTACCATACAGGAGCTTCAGCAGACCCTTGAGA ACGATGAGAAATCAGACAATGACGACAACAGTCAGGAGAGCCCTGCAGAGAACGGAGAGTGA